A region of candidate division KSB1 bacterium DNA encodes the following proteins:
- a CDS encoding DUF4340 domain-containing protein, translated as MTSRRLIILLLLFLGLAAYAYFFEVEGGKWREAKREEQQKLVQIDVARVTRLTLLPSNIEIRKVDSHYQIHSPVVTDADSLTIATILDNLRWMKKGRFVSDNPHDLAKFGLVPYQQAMVIQQGDRIDSLFIGNNNLDGSECYCRKNGSNQVFLVPISLKNSATKSLFDVRDKSILKFEPKNIASVMITNQGKNFQCQRDRQWRWWIREPISAFADEDRLDAMLNQLVDDKVKEIASETSDELASYALDRPWLTITLYDSSNHPKGRLEVGRRQNGQYYARDPNRPAVLLIDSSLVARLNVSLYDLRDKTIANFEPDSVTTILLQRPGLIFHCRKDSLGRWVMLQPDSALARSWKINSLLYKIKDLKVAQFIDPPYRSDQHYGFDRPEIQLKLMKGERILADFIMGKAVDDKICLKNQLTKAVHLVKQQAKQELSVVAADFTDK; from the coding sequence ATGACATCGCGACGATTGATCATATTGCTATTACTATTTTTGGGACTCGCGGCTTACGCCTATTTTTTCGAGGTTGAAGGTGGCAAATGGCGAGAGGCGAAAAGGGAAGAACAGCAAAAATTAGTTCAAATCGATGTGGCTCGGGTCACCAGGCTCACGCTTTTGCCCAGCAACATCGAAATCCGAAAGGTCGATTCGCACTACCAGATCCATTCGCCAGTGGTTACAGACGCGGATAGCCTTACAATCGCGACAATTTTGGACAATCTGCGCTGGATGAAAAAAGGGAGATTTGTTTCAGACAATCCCCATGATCTGGCCAAGTTCGGTCTTGTTCCCTATCAACAGGCGATGGTGATCCAACAAGGCGATCGAATTGATAGTTTATTTATTGGGAATAATAATCTGGATGGCAGCGAATGCTACTGTCGAAAAAATGGCTCAAACCAGGTGTTTCTGGTTCCAATCAGTCTGAAAAATAGCGCCACCAAATCGTTATTCGATGTACGGGACAAATCTATCCTCAAATTTGAGCCCAAAAATATCGCCAGCGTGATGATCACCAATCAAGGCAAAAATTTTCAGTGCCAGCGAGATCGTCAATGGCGGTGGTGGATCCGAGAGCCGATCTCGGCCTTCGCAGATGAAGATCGGTTGGACGCCATGCTCAATCAACTTGTTGATGATAAAGTGAAAGAAATCGCATCGGAAACCAGCGATGAGCTGGCAAGCTACGCACTGGATCGACCCTGGCTGACCATCACGCTATACGATAGCTCGAATCATCCCAAGGGTCGGTTGGAAGTGGGTAGGCGACAGAATGGCCAATATTATGCCCGAGACCCGAATCGTCCAGCCGTGCTGCTGATCGATTCGAGTCTGGTGGCGCGGTTAAATGTTTCTCTATATGATTTGCGAGATAAAACCATCGCGAATTTTGAACCAGATAGCGTGACGACGATTCTGTTGCAACGTCCAGGGCTAATATTCCATTGTCGCAAGGATAGTCTTGGGCGCTGGGTGATGCTTCAACCCGATTCCGCGCTAGCGCGCTCATGGAAGATCAACTCTTTGCTATATAAGATAAAGGATTTGAAGGTGGCTCAGTTTATTGATCCGCCATATCGTTCGGATCAGCATTATGGTTTTGATCGGCCTGAAATTCAGCTCAAATTGATGAAAGGAGAAAGGATTTTGGCGGATTTTATCATGGGAAAAGCAGTTGATGATAAGATCTGTCTAAAGAACCAGCTAACCAAAGCGGTGCATTTGGTAAAACAACAAGCTAAACAAGAGCTGTCCGTTGTGGCAGCGGATTTTACAGATAAATAA
- the pnp gene encoding polyribonucleotide nucleotidyltransferase: MIVRKEMTWGGRTLSIETGKVAKQANGAAVVQYEGTVVLATAVATRKPVEGSDFFPLSVEYREKAYAAGKIPGGYIKREGRPSDNEILSARIIDRPIRPLFPDDFRNEVQIIVMVLSADRENDPDVLGVIGTSAALSISDIPFLGPVGAVRVGRINKEFIVNPTYSELEESDMDLVIAGTEDSIVMVEGESREISEDDMIAALAFGHEHIKKTVALQNELIRECGKPKMAYQVIKADEALVTAIQQMAMPRLEQIMAIQDKTQRSNELFNLLEEVQAALAEQFPDSEILIKEELEKIQRNLVRKMILEHNIRLDGRRPHEIRPITCEVGLLPRTHGSALFTRGQTQALAVTTLGTKMDEQKMDELEGEFSKSYMLHYNFPPFSVGEVRPIRGVGRREIGHGNLAERAIKNVIPSDTIFPYTIRIVSDILESNGSSSMATVCAGSMSLMDAGVPIKEAVAGIAMGLVKEDDRYVILSDILGDEDHFGDMDFKVAGTAKGINAFQMDIKIKGLSLEILREALAQAKQGRLHILDAMNKVIDKPRPELSAYAPRILTFKVDSEYIGTIIGPGGKTIRDIIEKTDVAIDISDDGVVTIASVDPENGRRAKEMIENMIRQPEVGKVYTGKVKRIMNFGAFVEILPGKEGLLHISQIENRRIERVEDVLKIGDEIQVKLMKIDEQGKMDLSRKVLLER, encoded by the coding sequence ATGATAGTTCGAAAGGAAATGACCTGGGGAGGAAGAACGCTCAGTATCGAAACTGGCAAAGTGGCGAAACAGGCCAACGGGGCCGCCGTGGTCCAATATGAGGGGACCGTCGTTTTGGCAACAGCCGTAGCGACCCGCAAGCCAGTCGAGGGGAGTGATTTCTTCCCATTGAGTGTGGAATATCGAGAGAAAGCTTATGCAGCGGGAAAAATCCCTGGTGGCTATATTAAGCGGGAGGGACGACCAAGTGATAACGAAATTTTAAGTGCGCGGATCATCGATCGACCCATTCGACCACTGTTCCCTGATGATTTTCGCAACGAGGTGCAAATCATTGTGATGGTGCTCTCAGCAGATCGAGAGAATGACCCAGACGTGCTCGGGGTGATCGGCACCTCTGCGGCCTTATCTATTTCTGATATCCCATTTCTCGGCCCAGTGGGCGCCGTTCGCGTGGGGAGGATCAATAAAGAATTTATCGTCAATCCAACATACAGCGAATTGGAAGAGAGCGATATGGATTTGGTGATCGCTGGGACAGAGGATTCGATCGTCATGGTAGAGGGTGAATCGCGCGAAATCAGTGAAGATGATATGATCGCGGCCCTTGCATTTGGCCATGAGCATATTAAAAAAACGGTGGCTTTACAGAACGAATTGATCCGTGAATGTGGCAAACCCAAAATGGCCTACCAAGTGATCAAGGCTGATGAAGCGCTGGTAACTGCAATTCAGCAAATGGCGATGCCCAGGTTGGAACAGATTATGGCGATCCAAGATAAGACGCAGCGCTCTAATGAGTTATTCAATCTGTTAGAGGAAGTGCAGGCCGCGTTAGCTGAGCAATTTCCAGATTCAGAGATATTGATCAAGGAAGAGCTGGAGAAGATCCAACGGAACCTGGTCCGGAAGATGATTCTAGAGCACAATATTCGATTGGATGGCCGTCGGCCTCACGAAATTCGTCCCATCACCTGCGAAGTTGGTCTGCTACCTCGCACCCATGGTTCGGCATTGTTCACGCGCGGGCAAACTCAAGCGTTAGCCGTTACCACGCTGGGAACCAAAATGGATGAACAGAAAATGGATGAGCTGGAGGGTGAATTTTCGAAGAGCTATATGTTGCATTATAATTTCCCGCCGTTCAGCGTGGGAGAAGTGCGCCCCATTCGGGGGGTCGGTCGTCGCGAGATCGGACATGGCAATCTGGCCGAACGGGCGATCAAAAATGTGATCCCCAGCGATACCATCTTTCCCTATACGATCCGAATTGTGTCGGATATCTTGGAATCGAATGGCTCCTCCTCCATGGCGACCGTATGCGCCGGTTCAATGTCCCTGATGGACGCAGGCGTTCCGATCAAAGAGGCAGTGGCCGGAATCGCCATGGGGCTGGTGAAGGAGGACGATCGCTACGTCATCCTGAGCGATATCCTGGGGGACGAAGATCATTTCGGAGACATGGATTTCAAGGTCGCAGGGACGGCCAAAGGGATCAATGCGTTTCAGATGGATATCAAGATCAAAGGATTATCCTTGGAAATTTTGCGAGAGGCGTTGGCCCAGGCCAAACAGGGGCGGCTTCATATTCTTGACGCAATGAATAAAGTTATCGATAAACCTCGGCCAGAGCTCTCCGCTTATGCGCCCAGAATCTTAACGTTCAAGGTGGATAGCGAATATATCGGCACCATAATCGGTCCCGGTGGCAAAACCATTCGCGATATCATCGAAAAGACCGATGTCGCCATTGACATCAGTGACGATGGCGTGGTCACGATCGCTTCAGTGGACCCAGAAAATGGACGGAGGGCCAAAGAAATGATCGAGAACATGATCCGACAGCCGGAAGTGGGCAAGGTCTATACTGGAAAAGTGAAGCGGATCATGAATTTTGGCGCCTTTGTGGAGATTCTCCCAGGTAAGGAAGGATTGCTCCATATTTCCCAGATTGAAAATCGTCGGATCGAGCGGGTAGAAGATGTGCTGAAGATCGGAGATGAAATTCAGGTCAAGCTGATGAAAATCGATGAACAAGGCAAAATGGACCTGAGCCGCAAAGTGCTGTTAGAGCGATAG